One genomic segment of Pseudoalteromonas sp. GCY includes these proteins:
- a CDS encoding patatin-like phospholipase family protein yields the protein MRKHRTSDKKIALLLTGGGARAAYQVGVLKALAQSMPRTSPLPFEIITGTSAGAINSAGIACYASCFHLAVKKVEYIWKNFSTDMVYKSSFTGAYGHLFANMMRSFQAQYLNQPPASLLNNSPLRKLLANVLDLNRIDHNLHHHYLDAIAITVSSYSTGKSVAFYQANNATPWQRSKREGVPGTISLDLLMASSAIPMVFPSVRVKHHYYGDGSIHQLSPLSPAIHLGADKIFVIGVEQPKLPQPLGYEPHFPGMSVVAGHLLDSVFSDTLNSDIERLDRVNRTVSLLPAREKHKELRRIDHMIINPTVNFNEIADHYYEDMPLAIKLLLRTMGVKKHSPSSLTSYLLFERTYTQKLIELGFEDGMNRLDEIRAFLELK from the coding sequence TTGAGAAAGCATAGAACGAGTGATAAAAAAATTGCCTTACTACTGACTGGAGGTGGTGCAAGGGCCGCTTATCAAGTTGGGGTATTAAAGGCGCTTGCGCAGAGTATGCCTCGTACTTCTCCCCTCCCTTTTGAAATCATTACTGGTACCTCTGCCGGGGCAATTAACTCGGCGGGGATTGCCTGTTACGCATCTTGCTTTCACCTAGCGGTGAAAAAAGTGGAATATATTTGGAAGAACTTTAGCACCGACATGGTGTACAAAAGCTCGTTTACTGGTGCATACGGCCATTTATTTGCCAATATGATGCGTAGCTTTCAAGCGCAGTACCTTAATCAGCCACCAGCCAGCTTGTTAAATAACTCGCCGCTTAGAAAGCTGCTAGCCAATGTGCTTGATTTAAATCGCATCGATCACAATCTGCACCATCATTATCTTGATGCCATCGCAATTACGGTTTCGAGCTATTCTACAGGTAAGTCTGTGGCGTTTTATCAGGCGAACAATGCCACTCCTTGGCAGCGCTCAAAGCGCGAAGGCGTTCCGGGCACGATTTCGCTCGACTTACTTATGGCAAGTTCGGCTATACCAATGGTGTTTCCAAGCGTGCGCGTTAAGCATCACTATTATGGTGATGGCTCCATCCACCAGCTCTCCCCGCTTAGCCCTGCCATTCATTTAGGTGCGGATAAAATCTTTGTGATTGGTGTTGAGCAGCCTAAACTACCACAGCCGCTCGGTTATGAGCCGCATTTTCCGGGAATGTCTGTGGTCGCCGGTCACCTGCTAGACAGTGTGTTTAGCGATACCTTAAATTCAGACATCGAACGGCTCGATCGCGTCAACCGTACGGTAAGTTTGTTACCGGCCAGAGAAAAACACAAAGAGCTCAGACGAATAGACCATATGATCATCAACCCAACGGTTAACTTTAATGAAATTGCAGATCATTATTACGAAGATATGCCATTGGCAATAAAGCTATTGCTCAGAACCATGGGGGTTAAAAAACACTCACCGTCGAGTTTAACGAGCTATTTGTTGTTTGAACGTACTTATACACAAAAACTCATTGAGCTTGGATTTGAAGACGGCATGAACCGCTTGGACGAAATCAGAGCGTTTTTGGAACTCAAGTAA
- a CDS encoding monovalent cation:proton antiporter-2 (CPA2) family protein, with the protein MQSIFAQVFALLLCAVILVWSFKRIGLPPILAYLLTGVIAGSHGIGWMSDSQEIHFMAELGIVFLLFSLGLEFSVPKLMAMRNVVFGLGSLQVIVTTIIGMLVLRFMQYEWVGAFVIASLIALSSTAVVVKLLKELGMLNTRHGQLGIGMLLFQDIAVVPLLIAFPLISSASNSELASALLFAFAKGAVVCLVLWAIGKWLLPRIFNEIALVRTDELFVLSTLVVALCAGSLTYAFGLSMALGAFLAGMMLGESQYRHQLEAEIRPFRDILMGLFFVTVGMQLDIPYVLDQFIYIVAALAAVLVIKVLIIVGVAQLMGERKKDAWGAGILIWQMGEFGFVLVALASKHQLLDKNEVSFLITLGVFSMALTPYLISKTAHILNILGIEKDWQPEAPSGYNAADLKNHVVIFGYARVGQTIARFLRPEAIPYIAVERNPQIVQDAQIAGEPVLFGHAAQKTLLKSANIDKARLVIITFDDFEQTQVVVDAIRRRTHEVKILVRMKDDSYMEQLKAMGVAEVVPETLEASLMLVSHVLYMSGVPMRRIFRRVSKERENRYPYLHGFFAGDSSDLHEVKGERLEYLHAIALPDHAFAVNKSIAELELNVKRVDITALRRDGEEIAQPDEQTVLRVNDVLLLKGKPRRVERAEQFLLDGLP; encoded by the coding sequence TTGCAAAGTATCTTCGCGCAGGTTTTTGCCTTGCTGTTATGTGCTGTGATTTTAGTCTGGTCCTTTAAGCGGATTGGCTTGCCGCCTATTCTGGCTTATTTGCTCACTGGGGTCATTGCGGGCAGTCACGGCATTGGATGGATGAGTGACAGCCAAGAAATTCACTTTATGGCCGAGCTTGGGATCGTGTTCTTACTGTTCAGTTTAGGGCTTGAATTTTCCGTGCCAAAATTAATGGCAATGCGAAACGTAGTATTCGGCTTAGGGAGTTTGCAGGTCATTGTGACCACGATCATTGGTATGTTAGTGTTGCGTTTTATGCAATATGAGTGGGTGGGCGCATTTGTGATTGCGAGTCTCATCGCACTTTCTTCTACGGCGGTTGTGGTTAAGCTGTTAAAAGAGCTGGGAATGCTCAACACACGTCATGGTCAACTCGGTATCGGCATGTTGTTATTTCAAGATATTGCTGTTGTGCCGCTGCTAATCGCATTTCCGCTTATTTCCTCTGCGAGTAATTCAGAGCTGGCATCAGCGTTACTTTTTGCGTTTGCCAAGGGTGCGGTTGTGTGTCTGGTTTTATGGGCAATAGGTAAGTGGTTACTACCTAGAATATTTAACGAAATCGCGTTAGTAAGAACAGACGAGCTCTTTGTTTTATCTACCTTGGTTGTTGCCCTGTGCGCGGGTTCGCTCACTTATGCATTCGGGCTTTCAATGGCACTTGGCGCATTTTTAGCGGGCATGATGTTAGGGGAAAGCCAATATCGGCATCAGCTTGAGGCAGAAATTAGACCATTTAGAGATATTCTGATGGGACTCTTTTTTGTCACAGTGGGTATGCAACTAGATATTCCTTATGTACTCGACCAGTTTATTTATATTGTCGCAGCACTTGCTGCTGTACTTGTGATCAAAGTGTTGATCATCGTTGGCGTTGCGCAGTTAATGGGAGAGCGTAAAAAAGACGCATGGGGTGCTGGTATTTTGATCTGGCAAATGGGGGAGTTCGGCTTTGTATTAGTTGCTCTTGCCAGTAAACATCAGTTACTAGACAAGAATGAAGTGTCTTTCTTGATTACGCTTGGCGTGTTTTCTATGGCGTTAACGCCTTATCTTATAAGTAAAACCGCGCATATTCTTAATATATTAGGGATAGAAAAAGACTGGCAACCCGAAGCACCAAGTGGTTATAACGCGGCTGATTTAAAAAATCATGTTGTAATTTTTGGCTACGCGCGTGTTGGTCAAACTATCGCACGATTTTTACGTCCAGAGGCTATTCCTTATATTGCGGTAGAGCGTAACCCGCAAATTGTACAAGACGCACAAATTGCGGGTGAGCCCGTGTTATTTGGACATGCGGCACAAAAAACGCTATTAAAGTCAGCAAATATTGATAAAGCGCGCTTGGTTATTATTACCTTTGATGACTTTGAACAGACGCAAGTGGTTGTAGACGCCATTCGTCGGCGCACCCACGAAGTGAAGATCTTGGTACGAATGAAAGATGACAGCTACATGGAGCAATTAAAAGCCATGGGCGTCGCAGAAGTTGTGCCAGAAACTTTAGAAGCAAGTTTGATGCTGGTTTCTCATGTGCTGTACATGTCTGGCGTGCCAATGCGCAGGATTTTTCGTCGCGTCAGTAAAGAGCGAGAAAATCGTTATCCGTATTTACATGGTTTTTTTGCTGGAGATAGCAGTGATCTGCATGAAGTGAAAGGTGAGCGGTTAGAATATTTGCATGCCATCGCTTTGCCTGACCATGCATTTGCCGTAAACAAGTCAATTGCAGAGCTTGAGCTCAACGTTAAGCGCGTTGATATTACTGCGCTAAGACGCGACGGCGAAGAGATTGCTCAACCAGATGAGCAAACCGTTTTACGCGTTAATGATGTTTTGCTGTTAAAGGGGAAACCCCGTCGCGTTGAACGTGCGGAGCAGTTTTTACTCGATGGCCTACCGTAA
- a CDS encoding beta-propeller fold lactonase family protein — MYKPTISALMLIALGSISFSAQSQTFDVVQTIQNNTAEFSGLDNPRQLRFNHQGTQAVAVSGDDNAVVTFTLNANKHLVQDQLFQSSDAHPLLLTGASDAVFVNNNLILNTSFYDGALDVLVNKEANALIVAGYEGDVITLWQQAQGTYTVKQRIVKDDTNLLALSKPQALVASSDFTVFYVAAAGSNSILAFERQQNGQYHLLQTIDANQVGKPLNGVSTLLLAPDGKRLFAASESSSGIAEFSVTATGKLTHIATFDDLTNPLANISALAFVTDPNHLAVSLAKQDSIKILKIRK; from the coding sequence ATGTATAAACCTACTATAAGTGCACTTATGCTTATCGCACTTGGGTCAATTTCATTTAGCGCACAAAGCCAAACGTTCGACGTTGTTCAAACCATCCAAAATAACACCGCTGAGTTTAGCGGCTTAGATAATCCAAGGCAGCTGCGTTTTAATCACCAAGGTACGCAGGCCGTTGCAGTAAGTGGCGACGATAACGCAGTGGTTACATTTACGCTTAATGCAAATAAGCACCTAGTCCAAGATCAACTCTTTCAATCGAGCGACGCGCATCCACTTTTACTTACTGGCGCATCCGATGCGGTATTCGTCAATAACAATCTCATTCTTAACACTAGCTTTTACGATGGTGCATTGGATGTGTTAGTAAATAAAGAGGCTAACGCGCTTATCGTCGCAGGTTATGAAGGCGATGTCATTACGCTGTGGCAACAGGCACAAGGTACTTATACTGTTAAGCAGCGCATCGTTAAAGATGACACTAACCTGCTCGCACTCAGTAAACCACAAGCCTTGGTTGCAAGCTCAGATTTCACTGTTTTTTATGTTGCAGCGGCGGGCAGTAACAGCATTTTAGCCTTTGAACGTCAACAAAACGGCCAATATCATTTGCTCCAGACCATTGATGCAAACCAAGTTGGCAAGCCACTTAACGGTGTCTCCACCTTATTACTTGCTCCTGATGGCAAAAGGTTGTTCGCAGCCTCAGAGAGTAGCTCTGGTATTGCAGAGTTTAGCGTTACCGCAACAGGCAAGCTCACACATATCGCAACTTTTGATGATTTGACCAATCCCTTAGCCAATATATCGGCCTTGGCTTTTGTAACTGACCCAAATCATTTAGCCGTATCTCTTGCAAAACAAGATTCCATCAAAATACTCAAAATAAGGAAGTAG
- a CDS encoding GGDEF domain-containing protein: protein MENVHILTQRLPTRGDYLPFNSEQYSTQGGEHYARLVDKLQTTLNIDELLTIYAEHVARISKISGLQFHCSLGVFQMKDSNSQFPASTFDLELEKEHLGQLVYFSEFPFSEAIKAKLSKLHACLIYPMRNALMYNRVLQLATKDSLTGLYNRSQFTDNLEEKLERCRRQHRNFSLMLLDLDNFKQVNDVHGHKAGDEVLVEFSRILQTSTRATDSVFRFGGDEFAILIDDPAFTTNKVIAERIMEAVRKSSMLAKYTVTTSIGFTLASSHDTADNIFARSDSGLYRAKAAGRNCARAV, encoded by the coding sequence ATGGAAAATGTCCATATTTTGACACAGAGGTTGCCGACCAGAGGCGATTACTTGCCGTTCAATTCTGAACAGTATAGTACGCAAGGCGGTGAACACTACGCGCGATTAGTCGACAAACTTCAGACAACGCTCAACATTGATGAGCTGTTGACTATTTATGCGGAGCATGTGGCAAGAATTTCAAAAATTTCGGGACTCCAGTTCCACTGTAGCCTTGGCGTCTTTCAGATGAAGGACAGCAATAGCCAATTTCCGGCTAGTACGTTTGATCTTGAGCTCGAAAAAGAGCACTTAGGACAGCTGGTGTATTTCAGTGAGTTTCCATTTAGTGAAGCGATCAAGGCAAAATTGTCAAAATTACACGCCTGTTTAATTTACCCAATGCGTAATGCCTTGATGTACAACCGTGTATTGCAATTAGCAACCAAGGACTCTCTAACGGGACTTTATAATCGCAGTCAATTTACTGACAATCTAGAAGAGAAACTCGAGCGTTGCCGTCGTCAACATCGTAATTTTAGCCTAATGCTTTTAGATTTAGACAATTTTAAGCAAGTGAATGATGTTCATGGTCATAAAGCCGGTGATGAAGTGTTGGTTGAGTTTTCACGTATTTTGCAAACCTCAACGCGCGCGACTGATTCGGTATTTAGATTCGGTGGTGATGAGTTCGCCATTTTAATTGACGACCCTGCGTTTACTACCAACAAAGTGATCGCTGAAAGAATTATGGAAGCCGTAAGAAAGTCGAGCATGTTGGCTAAATATACGGTGACCACGAGCATCGGTTTTACGCTGGCATCGAGCCATGATACTGCCGACAATATATTTGCTCGTTCGGATAGCGGCTTATACCGCGCCAAAGCAGCCGGACGAAACTGCGCTCGCGCAGTATAA
- a CDS encoding IS110 family transposase: protein MTQSNLIAIDLAKNIFQVAQLKGNKLKFNKPMKREPMLELLAKTEGSKVVMEACGSAQHIARKALSLGHDVMLLPPKFVKAFRQGQKTDANDVLAIASASQAYNVKPCKIMTVEEQTLQSLSQARTLVDKQKTQLSNQIRGLLLEFGVVINQGDAALTQAVPDILEDAENALPIALKQALAVSYDLYKTQSNAKAQLHKQVEAITKQNDSCQRLMALEGVGPITAIELLSFLGNTSQFSDARGAAACAGVTPTQHSSGGKAKIGHIPKRRGNTLRKNLFLGARTVVSRLKHKEATTEKERWIKNLLAKKSVKCVAIALANKTVRTAYALLKNGSTYEPKILAA from the coding sequence ATGACACAGTCTAATTTAATTGCTATCGACTTGGCAAAAAACATTTTCCAGGTGGCACAGCTGAAAGGCAATAAACTCAAGTTTAATAAGCCAATGAAACGCGAACCTATGCTTGAGTTGCTAGCAAAAACCGAGGGTTCAAAGGTCGTGATGGAAGCTTGTGGTAGCGCCCAGCATATTGCTCGCAAAGCACTGTCACTGGGGCACGACGTCATGTTGCTTCCCCCTAAGTTCGTAAAAGCGTTTAGGCAAGGCCAAAAAACCGATGCAAACGATGTCCTCGCCATTGCCAGTGCAAGCCAAGCATACAACGTGAAGCCCTGTAAAATCATGACAGTTGAAGAGCAAACGTTGCAGTCACTGAGCCAAGCGAGAACCTTAGTAGATAAACAAAAGACCCAGCTTTCAAATCAAATACGTGGATTGCTATTAGAGTTTGGTGTTGTCATTAATCAAGGCGATGCAGCGTTAACACAAGCGGTTCCAGATATTTTAGAAGATGCTGAAAATGCGCTCCCTATCGCATTAAAACAAGCACTCGCGGTGAGTTATGACCTATATAAAACACAAAGCAACGCTAAAGCACAGCTACATAAACAAGTTGAAGCGATAACCAAGCAAAATGACAGTTGCCAGCGTTTAATGGCATTAGAAGGCGTTGGCCCAATTACCGCGATAGAGCTGCTATCCTTTTTAGGCAATACTTCACAATTTAGTGATGCCAGAGGGGCTGCAGCATGTGCAGGTGTTACACCGACCCAGCACTCATCAGGCGGAAAAGCCAAGATAGGGCATATCCCCAAAAGACGAGGCAATACATTAAGGAAAAACCTGTTTCTCGGTGCAAGAACGGTAGTCAGCAGGCTAAAACATAAAGAAGCGACCACAGAGAAAGAACGCTGGATAAAAAACCTACTCGCCAAGAAAAGCGTGAAATGTGTTGCCATTGCATTGGCCAACAAAACGGTTAGAACTGCCTATGCCTTACTTAAAAACGGTTCAACATACGAGCCAAAAATCTTAGCGGCATAG
- a CDS encoding TnsA endonuclease N-terminal domain-containing protein produces MIRHKISRSRVKNLYKFASQKNKGTCLVESSLEFDACFHFEYSREIKTFEAQPLGFEYEFDGRVCRYTPDFLISHHDKPQKFIEIKPYSKIANPEFRARFAQKQLAAKAQTGIELILVTDKQIRVYPTLDNLKLLHRYSGFQSLTDLQLSIIQLLNQWRKLTIQDLVVTLKASIGEVLASVYRLLSLGSVISDLNTELTLESVIWADGV; encoded by the coding sequence ATGATCAGGCACAAAATAAGTCGCTCCAGAGTCAAAAACCTCTACAAGTTCGCAAGTCAAAAGAACAAAGGCACTTGCTTAGTTGAATCATCCTTAGAATTCGATGCGTGCTTTCACTTTGAATACTCTCGTGAAATAAAAACCTTTGAAGCACAACCGTTAGGGTTTGAATATGAGTTTGACGGCCGAGTTTGCCGTTACACGCCAGACTTCTTGATCTCACATCACGACAAGCCACAAAAATTTATCGAAATTAAACCTTATAGCAAAATCGCGAATCCTGAATTTAGAGCGCGTTTTGCGCAAAAACAGCTCGCTGCCAAAGCGCAAACTGGTATTGAGCTGATATTAGTGACCGACAAACAAATTCGTGTTTATCCAACCTTAGATAATCTAAAACTGCTTCATCGTTACTCTGGTTTCCAATCTTTAACTGATCTTCAGCTTTCCATCATTCAGCTACTTAATCAGTGGCGAAAACTTACTATTCAAGATTTGGTAGTAACCCTAAAAGCCTCCATCGGTGAGGTACTTGCCTCGGTATATCGTTTATTGTCTTTAGGCAGTGTTATTTCAGACTTAAACACAGAACTTACTTTAGAGTCGGTGATTTGGGCTGATGGAGTTTGA
- a CDS encoding GNAT family N-acetyltransferase, with protein MWPTDKPLIGHHVTLEPLSTTHINALQQAVKDGEAWKLWYANVPTPDDMECYVNTAISQASEGNIAYAVRLNSSNEIVGTTRYYNADIANRRAMLGYTWYSDKVRRTAVNTECKFLLLQQLFEDFDAIAVEFRTHFFNHASRNAIERLGAKLDGILRSHQIGRNGELRDTVVYSIIASEWSTVKQHLLSKLDR; from the coding sequence ATGTGGCCAACTGATAAACCACTGATCGGACACCATGTCACCCTTGAACCATTATCAACAACACATATTAATGCGCTGCAACAGGCAGTAAAAGATGGTGAAGCTTGGAAGCTTTGGTATGCCAATGTACCCACTCCAGACGATATGGAGTGCTATGTTAACACTGCGATAAGCCAAGCATCTGAAGGCAACATTGCCTATGCGGTAAGGCTAAATAGCAGCAACGAAATCGTGGGAACTACCCGCTATTACAATGCAGATATAGCCAATCGCCGTGCCATGCTAGGCTATACTTGGTACAGCGATAAAGTGCGTCGAACAGCGGTTAACACGGAGTGTAAGTTTTTGCTGTTGCAGCAACTTTTTGAAGATTTTGACGCCATTGCCGTAGAGTTTAGAACCCATTTTTTTAATCATGCCTCTCGCAATGCCATTGAGCGACTTGGCGCCAAGCTCGATGGTATCTTGCGCAGCCACCAGATCGGTAGAAACGGCGAACTAAGAGACACCGTTGTGTATTCGATTATCGCCTCAGAATGGTCCACCGTTAAGCAGCATTTATTGAGCAAGCTCGACAGGTAG
- a CDS encoding DUF3014 domain-containing protein has product MSENHQEGNKRPSNSQLLFAAVVVLALIIVAVFVLAKKDTPSTESQKVKQDIVVPEQTETPLVNTARETPPEQVVEPEVTLPPQREQIEPEQVEPVEPEVTLPPLSQSDTEIKEAVSNYLSNQAVKLLADDDVIRRTVVYVDNLAKGKVAENHAPVVKPQDGFSVIDDDIIITDPNSYERYTPYVAMFDTMSTAQVVRLYDQYKPLFEEAYEEIGYEGDAFNGTLTDAIDELLATPIPDTALPLVKDSVTYKYAYAEWEQLSPAQKQFLRMGPENMKKVKKRLEEIKIALNK; this is encoded by the coding sequence ATGTCAGAAAATCATCAAGAAGGTAATAAAAGACCTTCTAACAGCCAGTTGTTATTTGCCGCAGTAGTTGTACTAGCGTTGATTATTGTGGCTGTGTTTGTGCTAGCAAAAAAAGACACTCCATCGACGGAAAGCCAAAAGGTAAAGCAAGATATTGTTGTGCCTGAACAAACCGAAACGCCACTGGTCAATACCGCCAGAGAAACACCACCAGAACAAGTGGTAGAGCCTGAAGTAACCCTGCCACCGCAACGAGAGCAAATCGAGCCAGAGCAAGTAGAACCGGTTGAACCTGAAGTAACACTACCGCCGCTTTCACAAAGTGATACAGAAATTAAAGAAGCAGTATCGAATTATCTCTCTAATCAAGCGGTAAAATTGCTGGCAGACGATGACGTGATCCGCCGCACGGTGGTTTATGTAGATAACCTAGCAAAGGGTAAAGTGGCAGAAAATCACGCACCAGTGGTGAAGCCGCAAGATGGCTTTAGCGTAATTGATGACGACATTATTATTACCGATCCTAACAGCTACGAGCGTTACACACCTTATGTCGCTATGTTCGACACCATGAGTACCGCACAAGTGGTTAGATTATATGACCAATACAAACCATTATTTGAAGAAGCATACGAAGAAATAGGCTACGAAGGAGATGCATTCAACGGCACGTTAACTGATGCAATCGACGAGTTGTTGGCAACACCCATTCCAGATACCGCATTACCTTTGGTAAAAGACTCAGTTACCTATAAATATGCTTATGCAGAATGGGAGCAACTTTCTCCGGCGCAAAAACAGTTTTTAAGAATGGGCCCTGAAAACATGAAGAAAGTGAAAAAGCGTCTAGAAGAAATCAAAATTGCGTTGAACAAATAA